The DNA sequence CTGGATTGCTGCACTCATTATCGGATAAGGGTTGACCAATGGCTAAGCGCTGGTACGTAGTACACGCCTATTCAGGCTTTGAAAAGAAAGTCGCCAGTTCGCTGAAAGAGCGTATTGAGCTGCACGGCATGCAGGATCTGTTCGGTGAGGTTCTGGTGCCTTCCGAAGAAGTTATTGAAATGCGTGGTGGTCAGAAGCGTAAGAGTGAGCGTAAATTTTTCCCGGGCTACGTTTTGGTCCAGATGGAGCTCACTGACGAAACCTGGCACCTGGTGAAAGAAACTCCGCGAGTAATGGGCTTTATTGGTGGTAAGGCTGATAAGCCAGCGCCGATTACCGAGCGTGAAGCGGAAATCATTCTGCAGCGTATGCATGACTCGGAAGACAAACCGAAACCTAAGACCATGTTTGAGCCAGGTGAAGTGGTTCGCGTAATTGATGGTCCGTTTAATGATTTCAACGGCGTGGTTGAGGAAGTCAACTACGAGAAAAGCCGACTGCATGTGGCGGTGTCGATCTTTGGTCGCACTACACCGGTTGAGCTGGAATTTACTCAGGTAGAAAAAACCTGATCACATGGCCTTTGGTGTAGTGCCGAAGGCGTTTGTGTACTAGATTTTTAACGGCTCCGTCAAATGGTTGGCGGGGCGGGGAGCCTGTGACGGCTCTATTTTGCGTTGTGGTCTGCAAATTTGCAGCCTTGTGAGATAGGCCCGAGGCGTTAACCACCCATCTGGAGTGTAACGATGGCTAAGAAAATCGAAGCTTATATTAAGCTGCAAGTAGCTGCCGGCAAGGCAAACCCAAGCCCCCCTGTGGGTCCGGCCCTGGGTCAGCACGGCGTAAACATCATGGAGTTCTGTAAAGCGTTCAACGCACAGACTCAAGGTATGGAGCCAGGCCTGCCTGTGCCAGTTGTAATCTCTGTTTACAGTGATCGCAGCTTCACCTTCATTATGAAATCTCCGCCCGCAGCAGTGCTGCTGCGCAAGGCCGCCGGTATCAAAAGTGGCAGCAGCCGCCCGAACACTGACAAAGTGGGTAAGGTGACTCGCGAGCAACTGGAAGAAATCGTTAAGACCAAGGAAGCTGACCTGACTGCAGCTGACATGGATGCTGCTGTTCGCACCATCGCTGGTAGCGCTCGCAGTGCAGGTATCGAAGTGGAGGGTCTGTAATGGCTAAGTTGTCCAAGCGCCAGCGCGCTATCCGTGAAAAAGTACAGGCTGGCAAGCAGTACAGCATCTCCGAAGCGGTTGCTCTGCTGAAAGAACTGTCCACTGTTAAGTTTGCTGAAACCGTAGATGTTGCTGTTAACCTCGGCATCGATCCACGTAAATCGGACCAGGCTGTTCGTGGTGCAACCACTCTGCCTAACGGTACCGGTAAAGATGTTCGCGTTGCTGTGTTCACCCAGGGTGAAGCTGCGGAAGCTGCCAAGGCGGCTGGTGCCGACATCGTTGGTATGGAAGATCTGGCCGAGCAAGTTAAAGCCGGCAACATGGACTTCGACGTAGTGATCGCCGATCCGGCAGCTATGCGTGTTGTTGGTCAGTTGGGTCAAATCCTGGGTCCTCGCGGCCTGATGCCAAACCCGAAAACCGGCACCGTAACTCCAGATGTTGCGACTGCAGTTAAGAACGCTAAAGCTGGTCAGGTTCGTTACCGCGCTGACAAAGCTGGTATCGTTCACGGCGGCATCGGCAGCCTGGGTTTTGAAGAGTCTGCTCTGAAGCAGAACTTGGAAGCCCTGATCTCTGACCTGAAGAAAGCCAAGCCAGCTTCTGCGAAAGGCGTTTATTTGAAGAAAGTGACCCTGTCCACCACCATGGGCCCGGGCCTCGCTATCGATCAGTCGTCTCTGGAAATCTAAGTTTCCGAAGGCGAAAAAGAACTTTGGGGTCCGTGGCATTGCTTAATGCCTTGCCATGGACCGTCAAAGACCGCAGGCCTTTTGGTTGCAATGCCAGAAGTTAATGAAGCAAAAGCTTCGCCCGCGCAGACGGTGAAACCCAATTCAGCATTTTTCTAAATATAGAGTTCAGTAGTGAGCTTTATTAAGAAAACTGGATTAATCACCGAAACGACTGACCGGTCAGTATGTAATAGGCCAGTCAGGTAGATGTAACGATTGACCGCTCCCTCTTCCTGTGAAGGGTGGATGTCAGTTAAATCCAGGAGAAATCTTGTGGCATTAGGACTTAAAGACAAAAAAGCGATTGTCGCTGAAGTCCAGGAAGCTGCTAAGAGCGCTCTGTCCGCTGTTGTCGCCGATGCACGTGGCGTAACAGTTGGCGACATGACAGCGCTGCGCAAGCTGGCCCGTGAAAACGGTGTTTGGATGAAAATCGTCCGTAACACTCTGGCCCGCCGCGCAGTTGAAGGTACCGACTACGAGTGTCTGAATGACAGCTTCGTAGGCCCGACCCTGATTGCTTTCTCTAACGAACATCCTGGCGCCGGTGCGCGCATCTTTAAGGATTTCGCTAAAGGAAACGACAAGTTCGAGCTGAAAGTCGCTGCCTTTGAAGGTTCGATCTTCGACATCAACAAGTTGGCTTCACTGCCGACCAAAGATGAGGCGATCGCCAAGCTGATGAGCGTGATGAAAGAAGCAGCTGCTGGCAAGCTGGTACGCACTATTGCGGCCATTCGCGACCAGAAAGAGCAACAGGCTGCCTAAGTTTCGGTTTGTTCCGAACTGAGCAGTTTATTAAAGTTTTAATGAGCCCGGCCCACACTCATTTAAATGTGGCTGTAAGTGCTCCCCAATGTTAGGAAATGACTCATGTCACTGACTAAAGAAGATATCATCAATGCCGTTGCAGAAATGTCTGTATCTGACGTTGTTGAACTGATCGAAGCTATGGAAGAGAAGTTTGGTGTTACCGCTGCTGCTGCCGCTGTTGCAGTTGCTGGTGGCGACGCTGGTGCCGCTGCTGAAGAGAAGACCGATTTCGATATCGTTCTGTCTTCTGCTGGCGACAAGAAAGTTAACGTTATTAAAGCTGTTCGCGCAATCACCGGTCTGGGCCTGAAAGAAGCCAAGGCTATGGTTGACGGCGCTCCGGCCACCGTTAAAGAAGGTGTTGCCAAGGACGAAGCTGAAGAAGCCAAGAAGCAGCTGGAAGAAGCTGGCGCTGTCGTCGAGCTCAAGTAAGCACGGTGCATATAGCGCATGCTGTCTGAATAACATCAGACGCGGGGCTGGCGGGCAAACTCTCGGGTTTGGCTCGCCGGCCTTTTCCTGCTTGAAGAGACTGTATTTTTCAGTTTCCTCAAACGGGGTTGAAAAAGCGTTGTAACACGGCGTTACAGCGAATGGGTTCCACAGTGGGGCCCGACTTAAGTTAAGTACTGGGGAATGCAGATGCCTTACTCATACACTGAGAAAAAACGTATTCGCAAGGACTTCGGCAAGCTGCCACAGGTGATGGAGCTTCCGTACCTGCTTGCAATACAGCTCGATTCTTTTCGCAATTTTACGCAACTGGGTATTTCCGCCGAACAGCGGCAGGAAACCGGGTTGCACGCTGCATTTAAATCAGTGTTCCCGATTGTCAGCTATTCAGGCAACGCTGCGCTTGAATACGTTGATTACCAGTTAGGTAAGCCCGTTTTCGACGTTGAGGAGTGTAAGTTACGCGGTGTAACTTATGCCGCTCCGCTGCGGGTAAAAGTTCGACTGGTTATTTACGACAAAGAGTCCTCGAACAAAGCGATCAAGGACATCAAAGAGCAAGAAGTTTACATGGGCGAAGTGCCCCTGATGACCGAGAACGGTACTTTTGTTGTAAACGGTACCGAGCGTGTAATCGTGTCTCAGCTGCATCGCTCTCCGGGTGTGTTCTTCGACCACGATAAGGGTAAGACTCACTCTTCCGGTAAGCTCCTGTATTCCGCGC is a window from the Porticoccaceae bacterium LTM1 genome containing:
- the nusG gene encoding transcription termination/antitermination protein NusG: MAKRWYVVHAYSGFEKKVASSLKERIELHGMQDLFGEVLVPSEEVIEMRGGQKRKSERKFFPGYVLVQMELTDETWHLVKETPRVMGFIGGKADKPAPITEREAEIILQRMHDSEDKPKPKTMFEPGEVVRVIDGPFNDFNGVVEEVNYEKSRLHVAVSIFGRTTPVELEFTQVEKT
- the rplK gene encoding 50S ribosomal protein L11, whose product is MAKKIEAYIKLQVAAGKANPSPPVGPALGQHGVNIMEFCKAFNAQTQGMEPGLPVPVVISVYSDRSFTFIMKSPPAAVLLRKAAGIKSGSSRPNTDKVGKVTREQLEEIVKTKEADLTAADMDAAVRTIAGSARSAGIEVEGL
- the rplA gene encoding 50S ribosomal protein L1 yields the protein MAKLSKRQRAIREKVQAGKQYSISEAVALLKELSTVKFAETVDVAVNLGIDPRKSDQAVRGATTLPNGTGKDVRVAVFTQGEAAEAAKAAGADIVGMEDLAEQVKAGNMDFDVVIADPAAMRVVGQLGQILGPRGLMPNPKTGTVTPDVATAVKNAKAGQVRYRADKAGIVHGGIGSLGFEESALKQNLEALISDLKKAKPASAKGVYLKKVTLSTTMGPGLAIDQSSLEI
- the rplJ gene encoding 50S ribosomal protein L10, which codes for MALGLKDKKAIVAEVQEAAKSALSAVVADARGVTVGDMTALRKLARENGVWMKIVRNTLARRAVEGTDYECLNDSFVGPTLIAFSNEHPGAGARIFKDFAKGNDKFELKVAAFEGSIFDINKLASLPTKDEAIAKLMSVMKEAAAGKLVRTIAAIRDQKEQQAA
- the rplL gene encoding 50S ribosomal protein L7/L12 — protein: MSLTKEDIINAVAEMSVSDVVELIEAMEEKFGVTAAAAAVAVAGGDAGAAAEEKTDFDIVLSSAGDKKVNVIKAVRAITGLGLKEAKAMVDGAPATVKEGVAKDEAEEAKKQLEEAGAVVELK